The following is a genomic window from Parabacteroides johnsonii DSM 18315.
GGTTCCCGACAAACCCCCAATACAGACGGAAGACAAAATTGAAGAAGAACACGAACGCCGCCACGAAATGGATAAAGCGCACCATGCCGAACCAGTAACTGAAGTTTGCCTCTGTCTCCGTCATAATAGCAGGAGGGTCGGCTATGATAAAACCGGTGATGCAGAGTATTACGATACAAAGTGCATTCAGCCAGTGATAGATACGCACGGGAAGCTCCCATACATAGACTTCTCTTAAACGTTTCTTACGACTTTTCATTGAGCTGCTTTTTAGAACGTGTCCATTTGATGCACATATTTTCCCTCTTCGTCATACAAGTGTACGGCACATGCCAGACAGGGATCAAACGAGTGAATAGTACGGAGGATTTCCAACGGCTGCTTCGGATCATGTATCGGCGTACCGATCAAAGATGATTCGTAAGCGGATAGTTTACCTATTTCGTCACGGGGAGAGGCATTCCAGGTAGTCGGTACGACCATTTGGTAATTCTTCACCTTGTTGTTTTCTATTACGATAAAATGAGCCAAAGCACCCCGAGGCGCTTCCGTCAGGCCAACGCCCTGGGCATGTTGCGGCCATGCTTCGCTCTCCCACATATAATGATTAACCATACGTGAGTCGCCGTTTTCGAGGTTCTTGATCAACCGGTCGTAAAACTCGAGCGCCCAATCGGCCGTAAGCTTCGTTTCCAGCCCACGGGCAGCTGTACGTCCGAGCGTGGAGAAAAGAGCTTCCAACGGCAGGTCAAGTTGCTTCAGCGTGTCGTCGATCAGTGATTTTTGCGGTTCCTTTCCGGCGGCATAAGCAACGATCATACGGGCGAGCGGTCCTACTTCCATTGGTTCCTCTTTCCATCGAGGTGTCTTGATCCAACTGTATTTATCTTCAACATTCAGATGTGTATAAGGAGGACGGGGACCTGTATAGTTCAGGTTCGTCTCGCCCTCGTACGGGTGCAGGCCGGCTTTATCGCCCTGTGTATAGTTGTACCAGGAATGGTAGATATACTCTTTTATTTCTTCCGGAGAGTTGGCATCGACAGGATGCACCTTCGACAGGTCTCGGTCCAGAACGATCCCGCGTGGCATCTTGTAGTTCTCCGTTTCCCCGTATTCGTACATAGGGAAATCCCCATAGGCGAGATAGTTTTTCACACCACCCCCTAATTTGCTCCATTCGTCCTTGTAGACATCAGCTATCATCAGCAGGTCGGGGATATACACCTGGTCGATAAAGGTTTTTGCCTCTTGCAACTTCTGTTTGACCAAAGCCAGACGCTCGGTGTTGATCGCATTGGCTTCGTTCAGGTCGATGCTGCACGGCATACCGCCAACTAAATAGTTTGGATGCGGGTTCTTCCCTCCGAATACAGCATGCACCTTGACTATTTCTTTCTGCCATTCGAGGGCTTCGAGGTAGTGGGCGACTGCGATCAGGTTTTGTTCGGGAGTCAACTTATAGGCTGGATGCCCCCAATAACCGTTGGCGAAGATTCCTAACTGTCCGCTTCCTACAAACTTATTGAGCCGTTCTTTCAACGCAGTGAAATAGCCAGTGGAGCTTTTCGGCCAAGGAGAGAGTTTCTGTGCAAGCAGCGAAGCCTCGGCGGGATCGGCTTTGAGGGCGGAAACGACATCCACCCAATCGAGCGCATGCAACTGGTAGAAATGGACGACATGATCGTGCATATACAATACGGCGGTCATGATGTTGCGTACCATCTGAGCATTGGGCGGGATGACGATATTGAACGCGTTCTCTACCGCCCGTACGGAGCAAAGCGAATGGATGGAGGTACACACTCCGCATACACGTCCGACGAAAACCCAGGCATCACGTGGGTCACGGTCTTTCACGATCGTTTCGATTCCGCGTACCATCGTGCCGGAGCTATATGCGTCTTTAATCTTTCCATTCTCTATATCGGCCTCGATCCGGAGGTGCCCTTCTATGCGGGTAAGCGGGTCTACTACTATTCTTTCTGACATAACTCTTGATAATTGAAGATTGAAAATTAGGAATAAGTTAGATGGTCGACTTGCTTTCGGGTTCGTCATTGTCGATCAGCTCTTTCTTGCGTATGTTGGTGGCTACGGCATGTACGGCGATACCAGCGACTGTGGCAGCACCGACAGCCAGGCCGATCTGGTCGGCAGTCGCTTCAATACCGAAACCGTGTACATCGGGCAGTCGCTTGTAAAAGGGACTCATATCCCAGAACCCCGCTTCACTACAGCCTAAGCAGGGATGCCCGCTCTGGATCGGATAACTGGTACTTTCGTTCCATTTGATGATACCGCAGGCATTGTAGGTGTTCGGCCCTTTACAGCCGACCTTATACAGACAGTAACCTCGTTTGGCATTTTCGTCGTCGAAACTTTCGACAAATAGGCCGGCATCGAAATTAGCACGGCGGTAACAGGTGTCGTGTACGCGGCGGCTATAGAACATCTTCGGACGTCCGAGAGCGTCGAGTTGAGGCATACGATCGTAGGTCAGCATATAGACGATGACGCCTGTCATGACATCGGCGATAGGAGGGCAGCCTTGCACGTTCATCAGTGGTTTACCTTTGATCAGCTTATGAATGGCTTTTGCCCCGGTAGGGTTCGGGTTGGCAGCCTGTATGCAGCCAGCAGAGGCACAGTTGCCCCACGCAATGATCGCTTTGGCACCTTCGGCACATTCCTCGACGATTTGCATAGCACTTTTTCCGCCGACACAGCAATAAGCTTCGTCTTTAGTCGGGATGGAACCTTCGATCATCAGGATGTATTCACCCCAATATTTCTTCATGGTCTCCTCCTTGCAAGCTTCGGCCTGGAAGCCGGAGGCCGCCATCAGCGTTTCCGTATAGTCAAGCGAGATATTATCGAACAGCAGGTTGCCTACCGTGGGATGATAAGAGCGGATGAACGATTCACTACAGCAGGTGCATTCCTGCAGGTGGAGCCAGATAACCGGAAGCCGAGGCTTTGTTTCCAATGCTTTTACTACTTGTGCCACACCACTTGATTCGAGTCCGATCAGGGCGGCAACAGTGGTACAGAATTTCAGGAAATCCCGGCGGGAGATGCCTTTCTGCAAGCATTCTTCGTAGATAGACGGTCTTTTATTTTCCATATCTTAGTCTTTTTGTTGATTCTTCTTTGTAAGTGAGGGTGTGTCGAAACTATCCTGTTTCCGCGCCCCTCGCGAGATCGCATTAAAACCAGCCCTATAAAAGTCTGATTGATAAGGTCTGTCCTTTTGCGGCCCCGCATCAAGTGGGGGACAAGGAGATTTTGACACACCTTCGTTCGATGGCATCTTTGTTAGCATATCCTCGGCAACTGTTCACCACTGAGCATATCGACAATCCTGTAATTACCATACAACGTTTTCATTTTAACCAATGTATGGTCTCTTTCCTGAATGCAGCCGATAACGGCGGCATTTTTTCCTTCCGGATAATTCCGCATGATAGCAAGCGCTTGTTCCGCCTTTTCTTCCGGTAGGATCACCAACACCAGTCCTTCGTTGGCGATATAAAGCGGATCGAGTCCTAAAATCTCCGAAGCGCCGCGCACGGCATCGGGAATCGGGAGCAGTGCCTCATCCAAGACTATCTCGACGCCGGCCACCTGTGCGATTTCATTCAACGTTCCGCTTATACCGCCTCGTGTCGGATCGCGCAGGACATGGACTTCCTCTATCTCTTGTAACAGCCCGCCAATCATATTGTTTAACGAAGCTGTATCACTTTTCAAGTCTGTTTCAAAACCCAGGCTTTCACGGGCGGAAAGGATGGTAATGCCATGCACGCCGATCAATCCACTACAAATGACTACATCACCGGGGTGAGCCTTGTCGGGGGCAATGTGAACACCTTCGGGAACGATGCCGATACCACTTGTATTAATGAAGAGTTTATCGCATTTGCCCCGTTCCACCACCTTCGTATCACCGGCGACAATCTGTACGCCCGCTCGTTCGGCTGCCGCTTTCATCGACAGAACGATACGCTGGAGATCGACAAAAGGCAATCCCTCTTCCAGTATGAAGCCGGCAGTCAGATAAAGCGGTCGGGCACCGCAGCAAGCCAGGTCGTTCACGGTCCCATTGACTGCCAAGTCCCCTATATCGCCACCGGGGAAAAAGATCGGGTCGACCACAAACGAATCGGTCGAGCAGGCCATCCGTCCGGCTTCTACCCGGAATACGCATCCGTCATGATCCTGTTCCAACAGGGAGTTGCGAAAAGCAGGATAGAAGATGTTACTTATCAGTTGGTGCGTCATTCGTCCGCCGCCACCGTGTGCCAATAGCACACAGTCGGAATCGGAGAAAGGAATGGGACAATTTGTCGTTTTCATATTCTGAATCTATTTATATCTATAATAAGCCGCGCAAACCCCTTCCGAAGAAACCATCGGCGCACCGACCGGATGGTCGGGTGTGCAGAGCGTTCCGAAAAAGGGACAGTCTTTCGTTTGTTTCGTTCCTCGCATAATATCACCAGCAATGCACTGTCCCTTTTCCACACCCGACGAGGTAGCCTCCAAACACTGTTTATGTGCCTTCGCGTCAAGCGCGGGGAGAAGGTGCGAGGCATCTTGCCGTGCAAATATCTCTTTTAGCCGTAATCCGCTTTGCGGAATAGTTCCGAGGCCTCGCCACTCCTGGTCGCAAAGTTCCAATGTCTCTTCCATCAGGGCACGGGCAGGCAGATTCCCTTCTTCGGGTACGACACGTTTATAAACGTTCTCTACCTTATATATACCAGCTTCCAGTTGAAGCAAACAACAGTAGATACCTAAAAGTAGATCGGCTGGCTCGAATCCAGTCACGACTATCGGTGTCTTATATTTCTCGGCGAGGTGACGATATGCCCCGTTTCCAGTGATGGCGCAAACATGTCCCGCCGCCAGGAAACCGTCGACACGCGATTCGGGATCGGATAGGATCGCCTCGATGGCAGGAGGTACAGTGAACAGAGAGGTATGCAGGTAGAAATTTTCCAACTTCCTCCGCGCAGCCTCTTTTAAAGCCATCATATGTACGGGAGCAGTCGTTTCAAAACCGATCGCAAAGAATACGATTTTCTTGTCAGGATGATCGGCAGCCAGGCTAACGGCATCCAATGGTGAATACAATATACGGATATCCGCCCCGCGTGCCTTGATCTGCAACAGATCTTCCCGGCTTCCCGGTACGCGCATCATATCACCGAAAGAAGCCAGTATGACATCCGGACGTTTAGCCAGTTCCAATGCGCGGTCGATGATTCCGACCGGAGTAACGCAAACCGGACAACCCGGTCCGTGAAGCAGCTTTACTTCCTCCGGCAACATCTCTTCCAGACGGTAACGTGCGATAGTATGCGTCTGTCCTCCGCATATCTCCATGATATGCCAGGGCCGTGTCACTACCTGCCGGATAGCCCGGACGAGCGACCGAACTTGTTCTTTGTCTCTGTATTCGTCTACGAAACGCATAGTTTCTCCAGATCTTTCAGTGTCTCTTCCGCTTCCTCCGCATTAATGACGGAGATAGCCATACCGGCATGGGCCAACACATAGTCGCCAATGGATACGTCGACCCACTGGACACATATACTCTTAACGATTCCGCTAAAATCCACTTTGGCCATTTTAAGCTCAGGGATGGAGTCATCGATGCTTACTATTCTTCCGGGTATTGCAAGACACATATTAGTAAAATCTTTGTTATATTTATCTAACTTCAAAAGTAAACAATATGTTCTGAAGAAATGTACGATAACATACATTTCTATTTATCTTTTGGATAGATATAATTTATAAAGGCCATAGAAAATTGCCATCCGGCATGTTTGCGTATTCTTATGAAAGGAATTACATTTGTCAAAACGTAAATGAGGAAGATGAAAGAGGAGGATGTTGTCATATCGGTCCTGACCGTCCAGGGGTTAGTCCAGGGAGTCGGCTTCCGCCCGTTTATCTATCGAATCGCCAGCGAAATGAATATCTGCGGGGAAGTAGACAACCGGAATAACGGGGTGTGTATCCGTGCGGTCCTTACCTCCGCGCAGCGAGAACTCTTCATCGAACGCATATATCGTGAACGTCCGAAAGTGGCCTCCATACACCGGATAACCATTTCGGAAAAGATAGAAGCAAAGAATCCATACACGGACTTTCGTATTACTCCCAGTCGGTCGGAATCGGACGAGGTGACGCAGGTTGCTCCTGATATTGCCGTCTGTTCCGAATGCTTACGTGACCGGAAGATGCAAGCGCATCGTTTGCAATATCCTTTTGTCAACTGTACGCATTGTGGACCTCGCTTTTCCATTATCCGTGATCTGCCTTATGATAGGGGCCAGACAACCATGTCGGCTTTCTCGATGTGTCCGTCCTGCCGGAAAGAATACACAACGGTCTGCGACCGGCGTTTTCATGCCGAGCCTGTTGCCTGTAACCATTGCGGTCCGTCTTATTACGCTTTATATAATAAGGTAAAGGTAACGAACTATCCGGAACTACTCGACCTTTCTTCCCGTTTGCTTCGTGAGGGTGAAGTGATTGCTACGAAAGGGATAGGAGGCTATCACCTAATATGCGATGCGAGGAATGAAAAGGCGGTTTCCCGGCTACGGGAGGTCAAGCAACGAGATGGCAAACCTTTTGCCGTACTGTTTCGGGATATAGAAAATATTCGCCGGTACGTTTCCTTGAATGAAGCGGAAGAAGAGTCTTTGCTTTCCTGGCGCCGCCCGATCGTTCTGTTGAAGCAACTCCGAGCATTGGCTCCGTCCGTCAACCCAGGAATGGAGACTTTGGGATGTATGCTTCCTTATATGCCGATCCATTCCGATTGGTTCGAACAGTTGGATACACCTGTATTGGTGATGACAAGCGGCAATATCAGCGAATGTCCGATAGCCATTACCCCCGAAGAAGCAGAAAAGCAACTGGCCGGCAAAGTTCCTCTCTTGCTCCATCATAACCGGGAGATCCATAACCGGGTAGACGACTCCGTGTTACAGATCTGCGGTGGTCAGCCCTGCCTGATACGTCGCTCGCGGGGATATGTGCCGGAACCATTCTTTGCTGACATTCCGGTTGAAGGAATCTTGGCTTTCGGGGCCGAGAAGGTAAATACGTTTGCTTTGGGGAAGGGAGAAACGATTCTGCAAAGCCAATATATCGGCGACCTAAAGAATTGGGAGACCTATCGATTCTATAAGGAGTCACTCGAACGTTTTCAGCATCTTTTCCGTTTCCGGCCGTCCCTTTTGGTCTGCGACCTGCATCCTGACTATCTTTCCTCCCGTGAAGCGGAACGTTATGCGTCGGATCTGCATCTCCCGTTATTGCATGTGCAACATCATCATGCGCACGCTGCCGCTTGTATGCTGGAATACGGGTTGGACGAGCCGGTGATCGCGCTTGTTTTAGATGGAACAGGATTGGGAGATGACGGCAAAGCCTGGGGCGGAGAGATTTTCCTCTGCGACCGCCGGGAATATAAACGACTTTCGCATCTGGAATACGTGCCGCTTCCTGGTGGGGATAAGGCTTCGACTGAGCCCTGGCGTATGGCGGTTGCTTACCTATGGCATTATTACGGAAATGAAATACCTTTTCCTACCGGTTTTAGGGAACGGATAGGGGAGGCGAAGATACAAATGCTTCTGAAGATGATGGAGAAAGGCATTAATACGCCTTATACATCCAGTGCGGGCCGGTTGTTCGATGCTGTCGCGTCTTTACTGGGTGTCTGTGATATCTCTACGCATCAGGCGGAAGCGCCTGTTAAGCTGGAACAACTGGCTTCCGATGAACATCAAAGCCGTTATTCTGTTTTAATAGAAAAGGAATTTATCTCCATGCGTCCCGTATTGGAGGGGATATTGGAGGACCTGGCAGCCGGAGTTCCGGTAGCCGAGCTGTCCGCTCGTTTCCATAATACGCTAGCATGGCTCTTGGTAGAGATGGCTAAACGGTACAGGAAGCAGACGGGAGCAGACAAAGTCGTGATCTCCGGTGGCTGTTTTCAGAACAAACGTCTGACGGAACAATTGCAGCGCATGTTTGCCGAAGCCGGTATCCCTCTGTTCGTATCGGGACGTATACCCTGCAACGACGGAGGTGTGGCGGTCGGACAACTGGCAATAGCGGCTTCCCAGAAGAGGCAGTTATAGTATGAATGCAAAACATATATGTTTTGAAAACGAATCATATATGTTTTGATTGCAAAACACCTATGTTTTAAATGAAGTAGTTATATCGTTAAAGTTATGCATGAATTATCGATTGCTCGAAGTATCGTTCAGCTATCCGAACAGCAAGCTCGAGAACATCATTCTTCGCAGATAGAAGAAGTGGAACTTGAGATAGGCCGTCTTGCCGGGGTGGAGCTGCAAACATTGGAGTTTGCGATGGAAAGTGCGGTGAAAGGCACTTTGCTCGAAAAGGCAAAGATAATCCGCCACTATATAGACGGAGAAGGACAGTGCAGTGATTGCGAAGCGGTCTTCCCTGTCGGGAATTTGTTTTCTCCCTGCCCCGATTGTGGCTCTTATCTGATAAATATTACAAAGGGGAGGGAACTTCGGATTAAATCAATTGTTATAAAATAAACACATAGCGGATTTGCAAATTTGAGCAAAGCGTAGCGAATTAGCTGAAATAGCGTTCGTTACGCTTTGTTTTTCTATTGGGCAGAGCCAACGGAATGCCACCTCGAAGCCAAACGGTGCAGAAGTTCAGTTACCACCTCATTACCCCCGTAATGGGTGCAGATTTCTTGCTAAGAGGTTCTTTTTCTGCGATTTGCGTAATTTTGCATAGCTGTCGGTAACTCACTATAAACTAATTTTGTAACCAAAAAAAGGAGTGAGTTATGCGAAGTACATTCAAGGTCTTATTTTACGTGAAGAAAGGCAGCGAGAAGCCTAACGGCAACCTGCCTCTGATGTGCCGCCTTACGGTGGACGGAGAGATTAAACAGTTCAGTTGCAAGATGGACATTCCCCTGCGGTTGTGGGACGTGAAGACGGGTCGTGCTTCGGGCAAGAGCGTCGAAGCGCAGAGAATCAACCTTGCGGTGGATAAAATCCGTGTGGAGGTAAACCGCCGCTATCAAGAACTGATGCAGACGGACGGGTATGTTACCGCCGCCAAGCTCAAAGATGCCTATCTCGGTATCGGCGTCAAGCAGGAAACCTTGCTGAAACTTTTCGAGCAGCACAACGCCGAGTTCGCCAAGAAGGTCGGGCACAGCAGGGCGCAGGGGACATTCCGACGCTATCAGACGGTCTGCAACCACATTCGGGAGTTTATGCCCCATACCTACAAGCGTGAGGATATTCCCCTAAAAGAGTTGAACCTCACATTCATCAACGACTTCGAGTATTTCCTGCGCACGGAGAAGAAATGCCGCACCAATACCGTGTGGGGCTACATGATTGTGCTGAAGCACATCGTTTCCATAGCGAGGAACGATGGGCGTCTGCCGTTCAATCCCTTTGCAGGGTACATCAACTCGCCCGAAAGCGTCGATAGGGGCTACCTTACCCAAAAGGAGATACAGACGCTCATGGACGCACCGATGAAGAACACCTACCATGAACTCGTACGGGACTTGTTCGTCTTTTCCGTGTTCACGGGTTTGGCGTATTCGGACGTGAAGAACCTCACCGCCGACCGCCTGCAAACATTCTTCGACGGCAACCTATGGATAATCACCCGACGGAAGAAAACCAATACCGAATCGAATATCCGTCTGTTGGACGTTCCCAAGCGTATCATCGAGAAATACAAGGGACTTGCAAGGGACGGTCATGTTTTTCCCGTTCCGAGCAACGGCAGTTGCAACAAGATACTCAAAGAGATAGGCAGACAATGCGGTTTCAAGGTGCGCTTGACCTATCATGTGGCACGCCACACGAACGCCACGACCGTGCTTCTGTCGCACGGCGTACCCATCGAAACCGTGAGCCGCCTATTGGGGCACACGAACATCAAGACCACGCAGATATACGCCAAAATCACCGCCCAGAAAATAAGCCAAGACATGGAAACCTTGTCGCACAAGCTGGAGGAAATGGAGAAGAATATCTGCCGAGCCATTTAGTCACCTTAAAACAGCATACCGATGAAAGAAGAAAGAAACATCATCACGATAGATGAATACGGCAATATCTCCCTGCCGACCGACATAGGCGCAACCGCCATGACCGAGTGGGAAATCTGCGAATTGTTCGGGGTTATCGCCCCGACGGTTCGGGCAGGGATAAAGGCATTCTGCAAGAGCGGAGTATTGAAAGAGTACGGCATCGAACGCCTTGTCCGCCTATCGGACAGAAGCAGCATAGAGGTTTACGACCTCGAAACGATAGCCGCCCTCGCTTTCCGCATCGAATCGTTCGGGGCGGCGAAAGTCCGCAAGCTATTATTAGATAGGATTATGAACGGGCGAAAAGAAAAAACGACGGTTATCGTGTCTGTCGTTGCCGACACCGAGCCGAGCCGCCGATGGATGGCGTAACGGTCTGTCGGTCGGGGTATCAGTCCGTAATACGGTCATACATTCATACGGTCATACCGTCACACGGACGGAAAGGGGCTGTTTCCCGACCGCAGGAAAGCGGAGCAGTCATTCCCGTTTACAAAGGCGAAGCAAGCACGGGGCTTTCCGTCGGCTGCAAGGTCGGGCGGCTACGCCGTTAGGGGAACAATCTCCACCCTCATGCTTCGGGTAGTATTCTTCCCCTAAACCTTGCATCCGACCGCCCCGTGCAGGGAAAGCCTTTGAAAACGGAAACGACCGCCCCGCCACCCACCACCGACCGAAAGGGAAAAATAATAAGGTGGGGTTATACGGGTAAGCAGGCGGCAGGGAGAGCCACCACAGAAAGACCGCCGACACGCCGCAGGGTATTTACGAAGAAAATACCGTAGCTTATTAGGGAATTTTCCGAGCCGCAATACTCCGTATCGCTGAAAATTCCCCAATAAGGCAAGGGGCAAGCCCCTCTGCACACCCCATCGGGGACGGCTCTTTGCCGCCCCCGAAGATACAAAGAATCATTGTTTCACAAGCTAAAAAAGAAAGGAAAAATATATGGGTTTCGTAGTATTGCACATGGAAAAGGCGCACGGTTCCGACAGCGGAACGACCGCCCACATCGAGCGTTTCATCATCCCGAAGAACGCAGACCCCACACGCACGCACCTGAACCGAAAACTCGTTGCTTACCCCGACGGAATTAAAGACCGTTCGGCGGCTATTCAGAGAAGATTAGAAGAAGCTGGGCTGACACGCAAAATCGGAAACAACCAAGTACGGGCAATCCGCATCAACGTGTCGGGAACGCACGAGGACATGGAACGCATCGAAAGGGAGGGGCGTTTGGACGAGTGGTGCGCCGACAATATGAAATACTTCGCCGACACGTTCGGAAAGGAGAACATCGTGGCGGCGCACCTGCATCGGGACGAGGAAACGCCCCACATACACGTTACGCTTGTCCCCATCGTCAAGGGAGAGCGCAAACGCAGGAAAAGGGAAGAGCAGACGAAGAAGCGATACCGCAAGAAGCCGACCGACACCGTAAGGCTGTGCGCAGACGATATTATGACACGGCTAAGGCTGAAATCCTACCAAGACACCTATGCCGAAGCGATGGCGAAATACGGGTTGCAAAGAGGCATAGACGGTTCAAAGGCACGGCACAAGTCCACGCAGCAATATTACAATGAAACGAAGAAACTCGCCGACAGCCTCAAAGCGGAGGTCGTGGATTTGCAGCGGCAGAAAGAAACGGCGCAGGAGGAACTAAGACGGACGAAAAAAGAGATACAGACCGAGAAGCTGAAAGGGGCAGCCACGACCGCAGCCGCCAACATCGCCGAGAGCGTCGGTTCTCTTTTCGGCAGTAACAAGGTCAAGACGCTGGAGAGGGAGAATACCGCCCTGCGTAGGGAGGTAGCCACCCACGGGGAAGCCATCGAAGCCCTGCAAGATAGAATACAGACCATGCAGGCAGACCACAGCAGACAAATGGCGGAGGTACAGCAGAAGCACCGCAGGGAGATAGCGGACAAGGAAGCGAAACACAAGCAGGAAATATCGTTTCTGAAAACGGTAATCGCAAGGGCGGCGGCATGGTTTCCCTATTTCCGTGAAATGCTCCGTATCGAAAACCTCTGCCGCCTTGTCGGGTTCAGCGACGGGCAGACGGCGACGCTCGTCAAGGGAAAGCCGTTGGAGTATGCAGGAGAACTCTACTCGGAGGAACACGGACGGAAATTCAAGACCGAAAAGGCTGGGATTCAAGTGGTGAAAGACCCCACGGACGGGACGAAACTGGTTCTTGCCATCGACCGAAAGCCCATTGCCGAGTGGTTCAAGGAGCAGTTCGACAAGCTAAGGCAGAGCATACACCGCCCCATACAGCCGCAAAAGAAAGGCAGGGGGATGAAGCTATAAATGTTAAATCCTGCCCGATTTGCCGAAAAAAGTGCGGTGCGCCGTTCGTGGTGTACCGCACTTTTTTTATATTTGTTCGCAAAGTGATATACTTTTAAGGAAAATAACAGTCGATTCCGCTGTTAGCATAACGTTATCTGCCGGAATGAATTAACAATAAAAAAGAAAATATTATGATTAGGTATATTGAGAAAGGCGACATATTTCGTATTGAAGGTGTGAGAAATTATGCTCACGGTTGTAATTGTGCCGGTGCTATGGGTAAAGGCATTGCCGTACAATTTAAGGACAAATATCCCGATATGTATCTTGAATATAAAAAGCTATGTAAAGATAAAGAGTTTTGTCCCGGTGATGTATTCGATTATAATTATGGCAATGGGCATGTATATAATCTTGGCACACAAGCGACGTGGAGAACACGGGCTAAAATAGAGTATATCGAAAAGTCATTAACAAAAATGCTTGATTGTGCTACTCGCAGTAATGTAACGGCAATAGCTTTGCCTGCAATCGGTGCAGGATTAGGAGGATTGAAATGGGATGATGTGAAAGCCGTTTTGGATAAAGTTTCAAACGATTATCCTAATATTGATTTGTATGTAGTTGAAACTTATCAAAACGAATAAAGGCAGATAACAAGCGAATCAATCTCCCCAAAGGTCGATTATCCGCTGAACATTACCAATTTAGAATAACGAAAATAAAATAAGCTATGTATAGGATCAAGACATCGGACTTACTTTCTGGAAAAGATATAGCTGAAGAATTGACAAGTATTGAAGTTGTCAAAAACATATCTGATGATTTGTGTGAAACTAAGCAACATTATCTTATGGCGGCTTTCTCATCGGGATATAAAATAGAGTTCTCTTTTGATAA
Proteins encoded in this region:
- a CDS encoding nickel-dependent hydrogenase large subunit; the encoded protein is MSERIVVDPLTRIEGHLRIEADIENGKIKDAYSSGTMVRGIETIVKDRDPRDAWVFVGRVCGVCTSIHSLCSVRAVENAFNIVIPPNAQMVRNIMTAVLYMHDHVVHFYQLHALDWVDVVSALKADPAEASLLAQKLSPWPKSSTGYFTALKERLNKFVGSGQLGIFANGYWGHPAYKLTPEQNLIAVAHYLEALEWQKEIVKVHAVFGGKNPHPNYLVGGMPCSIDLNEANAINTERLALVKQKLQEAKTFIDQVYIPDLLMIADVYKDEWSKLGGGVKNYLAYGDFPMYEYGETENYKMPRGIVLDRDLSKVHPVDANSPEEIKEYIYHSWYNYTQGDKAGLHPYEGETNLNYTGPRPPYTHLNVEDKYSWIKTPRWKEEPMEVGPLARMIVAYAAGKEPQKSLIDDTLKQLDLPLEALFSTLGRTAARGLETKLTADWALEFYDRLIKNLENGDSRMVNHYMWESEAWPQHAQGVGLTEAPRGALAHFIVIENNKVKNYQMVVPTTWNASPRDEIGKLSAYESSLIGTPIHDPKQPLEILRTIHSFDPCLACAVHLYDEEGKYVHQMDTF
- a CDS encoding hydrogenase small subunit, with the translated sequence MENKRPSIYEECLQKGISRRDFLKFCTTVAALIGLESSGVAQVVKALETKPRLPVIWLHLQECTCCSESFIRSYHPTVGNLLFDNISLDYTETLMAASGFQAEACKEETMKKYWGEYILMIEGSIPTKDEAYCCVGGKSAMQIVEECAEGAKAIIAWGNCASAGCIQAANPNPTGAKAIHKLIKGKPLMNVQGCPPIADVMTGVIVYMLTYDRMPQLDALGRPKMFYSRRVHDTCYRRANFDAGLFVESFDDENAKRGYCLYKVGCKGPNTYNACGIIKWNESTSYPIQSGHPCLGCSEAGFWDMSPFYKRLPDVHGFGIEATADQIGLAVGAATVAGIAVHAVATNIRKKELIDNDEPESKSTI
- the hypE gene encoding hydrogenase expression/formation protein HypE gives rise to the protein MKTTNCPIPFSDSDCVLLAHGGGGRMTHQLISNIFYPAFRNSLLEQDHDGCVFRVEAGRMACSTDSFVVDPIFFPGGDIGDLAVNGTVNDLACCGARPLYLTAGFILEEGLPFVDLQRIVLSMKAAAERAGVQIVAGDTKVVERGKCDKLFINTSGIGIVPEGVHIAPDKAHPGDVVICSGLIGVHGITILSARESLGFETDLKSDTASLNNMIGGLLQEIEEVHVLRDPTRGGISGTLNEIAQVAGVEIVLDEALLPIPDAVRGASEILGLDPLYIANEGLVLVILPEEKAEQALAIMRNYPEGKNAAVIGCIQERDHTLVKMKTLYGNYRIVDMLSGEQLPRIC
- the hypD gene encoding hydrogenase formation protein HypD; its protein translation is MRFVDEYRDKEQVRSLVRAIRQVVTRPWHIMEICGGQTHTIARYRLEEMLPEEVKLLHGPGCPVCVTPVGIIDRALELAKRPDVILASFGDMMRVPGSREDLLQIKARGADIRILYSPLDAVSLAADHPDKKIVFFAIGFETTAPVHMMALKEAARRKLENFYLHTSLFTVPPAIEAILSDPESRVDGFLAAGHVCAITGNGAYRHLAEKYKTPIVVTGFEPADLLLGIYCCLLQLEAGIYKVENVYKRVVPEEGNLPARALMEETLELCDQEWRGLGTIPQSGLRLKEIFARQDASHLLPALDAKAHKQCLEATSSGVEKGQCIAGDIMRGTKQTKDCPFFGTLCTPDHPVGAPMVSSEGVCAAYYRYK
- a CDS encoding HypC/HybG/HupF family hydrogenase formation chaperone; protein product: MCLAIPGRIVSIDDSIPELKMAKVDFSGIVKSICVQWVDVSIGDYVLAHAGMAISVINAEEAEETLKDLEKLCVS